DNA from Clostridia bacterium:
TCATGGATTATATGGACTCAAAGATCGCGCGCATGGAGACTTGCGGTGAAGAAAGAATACCCGTTAATATATTTGCCGACGATGATTCCGACTGGGAGATCAAAGACGGGACGCCGTGCGATATCGAAGTATTCGGCACAGCGGATGATATAGAGGTATTTGATTCCGAAGAAGCTTTTGCGGCTCATAATAGTATTATGGCCCCTATATCTATGATACCTTCGGGCACATTTTCTTCCGAAAGCAGCGAACAGAGCCCGCACATTATTTTTTCGGGGAAAGTTATTGAGGTGGAGAAAGACCCGAACGCAGAAGAGAATCAGCCTAATTACTGCCTTAATATAGACTCGCATGAACTGCGGTTCTGCCTTTTTGTAAGATACGGCGGCGAGATCGCGGCAGGAAATATCGTTTCTGGCGAAGCATGGATATATGCCGATATAATCGGGAAATAGTAAAAAGCGGGACTTCACTTTTTTAAGATCCCGCATGCCCCTTACATGATTTTCAGCGCTTGCCAAGCCAAATCTCCATCTGATCTGCAACAATATTTATGAGTTCAATGCGCCTGTCGGTAAAGCCGTGATTTGAATCGATCGTCTTGTATACCGCCATATTGCGCCCAAAGGCGCTTATCGCCTCAAAAAGCCTTTTCCCGTGGCGCTTTGGCACGGATATCTCGTCGCGGTCTGCAGTAACTATGAGAAGCGGTATTTTTGAAAGCGCTTCGGCTTTTTTCTCAAGATCAAAGTCTTCGCATTTTTGTTTAAGCTCGGCTGAGAGCGCCGCGCCGTCGCAGTTAAGCCACATTGCGTTTGAGTTCATCGCCTCGTCGAGAGCGCTCTGCATTGCAGGCGCTTTTTCGAGGATCATTCTTTGAGTAAAGCCGAAGTCGTACACAGAAAGCGCCATAGCTCCTGCAATATGAGGGAGCGCCGCCGTAAGATAAAGCGTAAGAAAAGCGCCCATGCTGTGGCCTATGATATATATACGCCCGGTATCGATAAGGTATTTATCGGGATTTTCGCCGGAGCACAGAAAATCGAGCGCGGTTTTTGCGTCCTCGATGCAGTTTGAGAAGGAAAAGCGCCCGTCGCTGCCCCACGAGCCGCTGTAGTGAAGCGTAAGCACGTTTATTCCCGTTCGTCTGAGGCTTTGGGCGAGGTCCAGATTCTGCTCATTGCCGGGCAAACCGTGCAAAAGAAGTACAATTTAAGAAGATCTTTTATATCGGCATGAAACATATTGCCGAACACGATCGTCATTTATCTTGACTGCATATACGAAAAAGTGAAACTTTAACAATCGGAGGTTTTAATGGATACTTGCGCAGTTGAAATACATTTTCTCCCGTTTGTTGCCGCAGTTATAATATTGTGGGCGGCAGTAAGAACCGCTGTCTGCATAATAAAAAGAAAAGTGGATTGGAGATATGAGCTTTCGCAGACAGCGGTACTGTTAGTTATATTGATAGTGGCGAGATTTACTTTTTTTCCGACCTTCAGAGAGGGAGGAGAAGTCGGCCCTCTTATATTCGATCCCGACAGGATGACCGATTTTTTGATAAATATCGAACCGTTTTATTACATAAAAAAGCTTTGGAGCAACAAACTGAACTTTATAATAAACGAAGTGGGGAACGTGCTTATGTTCATACCCGTAGGCATAGTATGGCCGACGGTCTATAAAAAGCTTCGTGCGTTTTGGAAAACGGTTTTGGCGGGCGCGGCGTTTTCTTTGATAATAGAGATATGCCAGCTTCCGTTTTATGAGCGGACGACCGATATTGATGATATAATGTTAAATACGCTTGGGTGTGCCATAGGATATTGTGTGTTTGCAATTGTTCGCGCCATAAATATGGGAATGAATGCGCTGGATAAATAAATTGTAAAAAATCCATAATTTTTTTAAAAAAAAGCTTGACTTTTTGGTTATTATATGCTATTGTTTAAGTACAAAGAGCGATGAAGTTCTTAAATGAGATGCGAAAACATATATAAGGCTTAGAAGAAAGAATGGAGCTCTTGAGTTATTCGAAAGGGGATGATTCCGGTGTACAAAGAAACGTCAATGTCGATCCGTGTATCGTCCTGCGGCGCGTGATATCGCTTGATTTGATTATATATTAAAGATGTTTGCTTGTCGTATGATAATGAGCAGATAAAGAATGTGAATACGTGAAGAGGTATCCTTGATGAAGTTGGGTATCCGGTCTGCTGAGATAAAATACGGAAAATATCTTTTGAAGTCAAATTCATCTGCGATACACGGATCAGCTTAAACTTTAGGTTTGGGCCGCGAAAAAGACTAAGTAATTAAAAATGAATAATACGCCCGTGCAGCATGTGATGACAGTGAGTTATTTGATGCATTGATATGCAGTAGCCTTGAGGTTTGCAAAAATGTTTGCCAAAGAAATCAAGAGGCAAGTCGGATTGCGGCATGTGGGAATCGGCTGTGCCGCAAGCGAGGACAGGAGCTCTTAATGAGATGGCGCTTTGGTAAAATGCAGACGGTTTTCACGGGTACGGGTTGTTTGACTGGGTTGCTGTTGCAAATATGATATAAGTACCGCATTGAATTTCCGAAGCATAGTTGTCAGACTATTATCTGTGTTATGAGATGTTTTGCAGAGTATAGCATAACATCTTGTATGAGTATCTTTTGAAGAGTGCGGCGGCGGACAGCAATAAGGTTGATTTGATTATAGATTATCTTAAATTAAGATAAGTTGACGATATTACGCCCACAGATATTACCGTCCGGACTTTTGTTCGGACGGTTTTATTTTTGAGGAACCGATCGTCCGTCGTTCCTTTCGTCGTTTTTAAGTATATTTTCGATATTATCTTCGCCGTAAAGAAATATACTTAAGATCAGACCCACGGGCATTGACTTCGCGCTTTCGATTACAATAACGAATATGAAGGAGATCTTATCCGATGAAAAAAGTCAAAATAACTGTTATGATGAAGGCGCGTTACGACGATCTGATCGAAAAATATGAAAACCCGATAGAACACGCCTGCAATATGAAAAAAGGAGATATATTTATTGCAAACGGCTGGCAGAGGCCGGACGGTCTTTGTGTAAGCGCGTGGGAGAGTATGTCGCCGTTCGTTCTGACGCTTTCATGCGGCGGAGAGAACATATATGACGGCTGGATGAAGGATCCCCGTTCGGCTATGATATCGTGTAACGACGGTTTTCGTCCCGTGAGCTTTCTTTTGGAGACAATGGACGAAAATGCAGATTAAATGTTTATCTTTGACGGAATGCGCCGCCAAAGATTTAACAGAAATAAAAATAATAACAGGGAGTGAGACGATGATCAAGGGAATACATCACGTAAACATGAAATGCGGCACGAAAGAGGCGTTTGACAAGGCGAAATCCTTCTACTGCGACGTATTGGGCCTTAAGATCTCGCGTGAATGGGACGAGGGCGTTATGGTCGATACGGGCGCAGGCTTAATTGAGATAATGTGCAACGGCGAAGGAACGCCTGCCATCGGCGCGCTCAGACATTACGCCTTCGCTGCTGAGGACGTGGACGGCATAGTGGAAAAAGTGAGAGCTGCGGGATATAAGATATTCATTGAACCGAACGATATAACCATCGAGGCAAATCCGCCGTGCCGAGCAAGAATGGCGTTCTGCGTGGGACCGCTTGGCGAGCTTGTGGAGTTCTTTGATGAAAAAGAATAAGATTTGCTTCACGCCGTATAAAAGCCTTTGAGCGGCAGCGTGATAAAAAACATATCAAAAAAGCGAAAAAAGGGGTCTGAAAACGGATCAAAGAAATAATTCCGTTATCGGCCCTTTTTTTACGCTTACACTCTTTTTTATACTGCTTATCGCTTTTTATTGCTTTTTGCTTTAATCAGATGATATAATAATATATTAGATTTGGATCATATGCGGCACGAAGAATATTGGCCTTTGCGCGGACGCGCCGTTCGGCGCCATATTTGACCGCGCTACAGATGATGCTGCCTCGTTTGCTGATAACGAGCCGCAGTTTGACTGTATTACAATGCTTTGTATAGAATATATAGGAACCGGAGACAGAAGCAGAGATGAAAATCGAGAACAGAAGCAGAGAATATGATTTGAATGCTGAAGCTATAGACGATATAGCTGAACAGATAGAGACGTTTCTTTATTCCCTTCAGACGCAGCGCGCCAATCTGCTGCGCGTAAGGCTCACCATGGAGGAGGCGCTGATACGCTGGCAGTCACGTTTCGGAGAGGAAAAGAAAGTAGTTTTTTCTACGGGAAGCAGATGGCGCCGTCCTTATATACGTCTTGAGATGAAGGGGGAAGAATACGATCCTCTTTCCGATACTACCGACGAACTGGGACTATGGTCGCAGAACCTTTTAAGTGAGATAGGCATTGCGCCCAAATATTCGTATCAGCACGGCGTAAATATATTGCAGCTTCCGCTGCGCCGCCCCCAGATGAATCCGGCGCTCGCGCTTCTTATCGCATTGGTGATAGGCATCATCGTGGGTACTATGGGAGGGTACATATTTCCCGAAAACGTGAGGGAGATACTTATAAATACTACGCTCGATCCTATAGAAAGCTTGTTCTTTCGTATAATGAACGCCGTTTCGGGTCCTGTTATCTTCTTTACCGTTATTGTTGGTATTTTAGGTGTGGGAAGCGTTGCGGCAGGAGGAAAAACTGGCAGGAGGATGCTTTTACGATTTATCGTTGCCTCTACTGCCATTACAATAGCAGCGTTGTTTTTATCAACTCTCGCTTTTTCTATAAAGTACCACAGCACACCTGTGAGCGATATAGGGTTTTCAAGTATTTTGGACTTTTTCTTAAAATTCGTTCCCAACGATATGATCTCGCCGCTCATATCGGGCGATACGCCGCAGCTTATTTTAGTAGCTATAATCGTGGCCAACGCGCTGCTTGTGGCAGGCTCTCAGTCGGAGGCGCTTGTGGAAGTATTAAAGCAGATAAACAACGTGGGTCTTATAGTAACCGACTGGGTGTCAAGATTGTCGCCGTTCTTTATAGTTATCCTGCTTATTTTGGGATTGTGGGGCGGCTCCATTAACACTGTGATCGGATGCTGGAAGCCGATACTTCTTTTTATCGCGTTGACGGCGGCGGCGATACTCGCGTGGGCGCTTCGCATATGCGCGACGAAGGGCGTCCCGCTTAAAAAGCTGCTAAAAA
Protein-coding regions in this window:
- a CDS encoding alpha/beta fold hydrolase; this encodes MVLLLHGLPGNEQNLDLAQSLRRTGINVLTLHYSGSWGSDGRFSFSNCIEDAKTALDFLCSGENPDKYLIDTGRIYIIGHSMGAFLTLYLTAALPHIAGAMALSVYDFGFTQRMILEKAPAMQSALDEAMNSNAMWLNCDGAALSAELKQKCEDFDLEKKAEALSKIPLLIVTADRDEISVPKRHGKRLFEAISAFGRNMAVYKTIDSNHGFTDRRIELINIVADQMEIWLGKR
- a CDS encoding VanZ family protein; translated protein: MDTCAVEIHFLPFVAAVIILWAAVRTAVCIIKRKVDWRYELSQTAVLLVILIVARFTFFPTFREGGEVGPLIFDPDRMTDFLINIEPFYYIKKLWSNKLNFIINEVGNVLMFIPVGIVWPTVYKKLRAFWKTVLAGAAFSLIIEICQLPFYERTTDIDDIMLNTLGCAIGYCVFAIVRAINMGMNALDK
- a CDS encoding TIGR04076 family protein — encoded protein: MKKVKITVMMKARYDDLIEKYENPIEHACNMKKGDIFIANGWQRPDGLCVSAWESMSPFVLTLSCGGENIYDGWMKDPRSAMISCNDGFRPVSFLLETMDENAD
- a CDS encoding VOC family protein, which codes for MIKGIHHVNMKCGTKEAFDKAKSFYCDVLGLKISREWDEGVMVDTGAGLIEIMCNGEGTPAIGALRHYAFAAEDVDGIVEKVRAAGYKIFIEPNDITIEANPPCRARMAFCVGPLGELVEFFDEKE
- a CDS encoding dicarboxylate/amino acid:cation symporter; the protein is MKIENRSREYDLNAEAIDDIAEQIETFLYSLQTQRANLLRVRLTMEEALIRWQSRFGEEKKVVFSTGSRWRRPYIRLEMKGEEYDPLSDTTDELGLWSQNLLSEIGIAPKYSYQHGVNILQLPLRRPQMNPALALLIALVIGIIVGTMGGYIFPENVREILINTTLDPIESLFFRIMNAVSGPVIFFTVIVGILGVGSVAAGGKTGRRMLLRFIVASTAITIAALFLSTLAFSIKYHSTPVSDIGFSSILDFFLKFVPNDMISPLISGDTPQLILVAIIVANALLVAGSQSEALVEVLKQINNVGLIVTDWVSRLSPFFIVILLILGLWGGSINTVIGCWKPILLFIALTAAAILAWALRICATKGVPLKKLLKKMLPSFMVALKTASVDAAFGDNLLCCEKKLGIPERFAKYSLNLGLVVYMPIGTMATMIFTMYTAKSYGLVITPIWCITAVVMTVALLIATPPVAGIGLLAYAAVFTRLGIPSGGLTIALMADVLFGFVTAAANQIMLQMELVLYADKAGLLNIKTLRK